Proteins encoded within one genomic window of Polyangia bacterium:
- a CDS encoding sulfatase-like hydrolase/transferase has product MTLVVAWTILNLLFNVRYPALHTPGLYFLPSVDATLLLAGIAVLVWRGRRLPRAMVVALALMVVTVRAFRIGDGVVWRYFNRPIDLGLDLPTTGEIGRLMRATVTLPVLIPGVLIVVGCAVAFGLLAAWSVRAAERSFASARVRTIFVAAAATTLLVSSFFPLDSARGLRRGGFAPSVLPRLFAEGKRMLALGAYRRAETTRVQADAARVAALPHDLQKLGRPNVLLFFVESYGATVLEHPQMVGPIDQLYRELEHQLGHHGFQIASRLLDSPTYGGRSQLAHQAMATGVRADDRISDAAVQSLRPKTMADFFKDAGYRTVLVMPGNTHRNLFRWSYDVDKLYASWDLDYRGPVYAFGSIPDQFVIDAIHRREVAVAAQPLLITYALVSSHALWDRQPPFIADWSQVGDGHIFGEVAATRFDVNWNSIDRGAPAYVHAIAYSLQTIASYLTRFDLGDTLVIVLGDHQPVADMTRASPSHAVPVHIISRAGALVDAFRARGYHAGMRPASDPAPPGMETFLPDLLVDFSTIRR; this is encoded by the coding sequence ATGACCCTGGTCGTTGCCTGGACGATCCTCAACCTTTTGTTCAACGTTCGGTACCCGGCGCTGCACACCCCGGGGCTGTACTTTCTGCCGTCGGTCGACGCCACGCTGTTGCTGGCGGGGATCGCGGTCCTGGTCTGGCGCGGCCGCCGGTTGCCGCGCGCGATGGTGGTGGCGCTGGCGCTGATGGTGGTGACGGTGCGCGCCTTTCGGATCGGAGACGGCGTGGTCTGGCGCTATTTCAACCGGCCCATCGACCTGGGACTGGATCTGCCCACCACCGGCGAGATCGGGCGGCTGATGCGCGCGACGGTGACGCTGCCGGTGTTGATTCCAGGCGTCCTGATCGTGGTCGGCTGCGCGGTGGCGTTCGGCCTGCTGGCCGCCTGGTCGGTGCGCGCGGCCGAGCGCTCGTTCGCCTCGGCTCGGGTGAGGACGATCTTCGTGGCGGCGGCGGCCACCACCCTGCTGGTGTCGTCGTTCTTCCCGCTGGACAGCGCGCGCGGGTTGCGCCGCGGCGGATTCGCTCCCAGCGTGCTGCCGCGCCTTTTCGCTGAAGGCAAGCGCATGCTGGCGCTGGGCGCCTATCGCCGCGCCGAGACCACCCGCGTCCAGGCGGACGCCGCCCGCGTGGCTGCCCTGCCCCATGATCTGCAAAAGCTGGGACGCCCCAACGTGCTGCTGTTCTTCGTCGAATCGTACGGGGCCACGGTCCTTGAACATCCCCAGATGGTCGGCCCCATCGACCAGCTTTATCGCGAGCTCGAGCATCAGCTGGGGCACCACGGTTTTCAGATCGCTTCGCGGCTGCTTGATTCGCCGACCTACGGCGGCCGTTCGCAGCTTGCCCATCAGGCGATGGCCACCGGGGTGCGCGCGGACGATCGCATCAGCGACGCCGCCGTTCAGTCGCTGCGCCCAAAGACCATGGCCGACTTTTTCAAGGACGCCGGCTATCGCACGGTCCTGGTCATGCCCGGCAACACCCACCGCAACCTTTTTCGCTGGAGCTATGACGTCGACAAGCTGTACGCGTCGTGGGACCTCGACTATCGCGGACCGGTCTACGCCTTCGGATCGATCCCCGACCAGTTCGTCATCGACGCCATCCACCGACGAGAGGTGGCCGTCGCGGCGCAGCCGCTGCTGATCACCTACGCCCTGGTCTCGAGCCATGCCCTTTGGGACCGCCAGCCCCCGTTCATCGCCGACTGGTCGCAGGTTGGCGACGGCCACATCTTCGGCGAGGTCGCCGCCACGCGCTTTGACGTGAACTGGAACAGCATCGACCGGGGCGCGCCGGCCTACGTTCACGCCATCGCTTACAGCCTGCAGACGATCGCCAGCTATCTGACGAGGTTCGATCTCGGCGACACGCTGGTGATCGTGCTGGGTGATCACCAGCCAGTGGCGGACATGACGCGCGCCAGCCCGTCGCACGCGGTGCCGGTCCACATCATCAGCCGGGCCGGCGCGCTGGTCGACGCCTTCCGCGCCCGCGGCTATCACGCCGGCATGCGCCCGGCTTCTGATCCCGCGCCGCCGGGCATGGAGACGTTCCTGCCGGATCTACTGGTGGACTTCTCGACGATCCGGCGGTGA
- a CDS encoding nucleoside monophosphate kinase, whose translation MSEPKPPQKIPAEPGTGRITSPELEIKDAPLIFGQVWNRLADELGTENMVFPKEIMWLGGAPGSGKGTNTPFILRERGLTAAPIVISDLLDTPEMRALKDRGQFVGDREVIEALLRKLLDPIYQTGVVVDGFPRTKVQADAVKLLHDKIMQLRAVHWGTPTGKRFRRPIFRITVLFVGEQTSLERQLRRGRQIAEHNQRVRGTGVGSLIELRPTDVDETLARNRYRTFKELTYEALTSLRRHFHYHFVNADAPLSEVEKSINAEFQYQSSLELGQATHDIIHRIPVVSEVTLHARQELVRRLDSYEHAAASLFKRVAAFIDAEVVPAIVRHALAGRCLVKTEDALFEDATAIDMVLDTLAERGYHAVYEEQRIPVPRMFDQKTGVITCQDRTLHSFEIRFHPPEIRRGH comes from the coding sequence ATGTCCGAACCCAAGCCCCCGCAAAAAATCCCTGCCGAGCCTGGCACGGGTCGCATCACCAGTCCCGAGCTGGAGATCAAAGACGCGCCGCTGATCTTCGGGCAAGTCTGGAACCGCCTGGCTGACGAGCTTGGCACCGAGAACATGGTCTTTCCAAAAGAGATCATGTGGCTGGGGGGGGCGCCCGGATCGGGCAAAGGAACGAACACGCCGTTCATCTTGCGCGAGCGTGGCCTGACCGCTGCCCCCATCGTGATCAGCGATTTGCTGGATACCCCCGAGATGCGGGCGCTGAAAGATCGCGGGCAGTTTGTCGGTGATCGCGAGGTGATCGAAGCGCTGCTGCGAAAATTGCTGGATCCGATCTATCAGACCGGCGTGGTGGTCGACGGATTTCCTCGCACCAAGGTCCAGGCCGACGCGGTCAAGCTGCTGCACGACAAGATCATGCAGCTGCGCGCCGTGCACTGGGGCACGCCCACCGGCAAACGGTTTCGTCGTCCCATCTTCCGGATCACCGTGCTGTTCGTCGGCGAGCAGACCTCGCTGGAGCGGCAACTGCGGCGCGGCCGCCAGATCGCCGAACACAACCAGCGCGTGCGCGGGACTGGCGTCGGCTCACTGATCGAATTGCGTCCCACCGACGTGGACGAAACCCTGGCCAGGAACCGCTACCGGACGTTCAAAGAGCTGACCTACGAAGCGTTGACCAGCCTGCGAAGGCATTTCCACTATCACTTCGTGAACGCCGACGCGCCGCTGTCCGAGGTCGAAAAGAGCATCAACGCCGAGTTCCAGTATCAAAGCTCGCTGGAGCTGGGACAGGCGACCCACGACATCATTCACCGCATCCCCGTCGTCTCCGAGGTGACGTTGCATGCCCGCCAAGAGCTGGTGCGCCGCCTGGATTCTTACGAACACGCGGCGGCGTCGCTGTTCAAGCGGGTCGCCGCCTTCATCGACGCCGAGGTGGTGCCGGCGATCGTGCGGCACGCCCTGGCGGGACGGTGTCTGGTCAAGACGGAAGACGCTTTGTTCGAAGACGCGACGGCCATCGACATGGTGCTGGACACGCTGGCCGAACGTGGCTACCACGCGGTTTACGAAGAACAGCGCATTCCGGTGCCCCGGATGTTCGACCAGAAGACGGGCGTCATCACTTGCCAGGATCGGACGCTGCACAGCTTCGAGATCCGGTTTCACCCGCCCGAGATCAGGCGCGGACATTGA
- a CDS encoding M23 family metallopeptidase, giving the protein MPKGACGMPDFFDTIDGTSVCAMCEGALHTGRYVPMRLSIPKVFCSPACLRAAVRKQRARRWAARYRILRRLSIGLVLVGACVMPYQWALRRAPQSVGLAMMVGSDDRPAPPSLPAGWFGPEWPPTETSVLALLGRDAWIHPLAGPTRRMPRSDSRVFGAGRPGNRAVECRNGHCGVDLGGEIWGEHVRAVHDGVIDFVQRGPNPDRGGRFVRISHHNGTVFTQYFHLAAIPRNIERGVVVKAGDLIGLLGDSGVKESQPHLHFSVSIRLWEKGPEKYIDPEPLIALWPLRVPIDEGNAGLVTLVAPPGVPRGSAPRRAGRGRKASTQVGPPADTDAPSAGANSDEPAADTDAPEPSVEE; this is encoded by the coding sequence TTGCCGAAGGGCGCGTGCGGCATGCCGGACTTCTTCGACACGATCGATGGCACCAGCGTCTGCGCAATGTGCGAGGGCGCGCTCCACACCGGACGCTACGTTCCGATGCGCCTGTCGATCCCAAAGGTGTTCTGTTCGCCGGCCTGCCTGCGAGCGGCGGTCCGCAAGCAGCGCGCCCGCCGCTGGGCCGCCCGGTATCGCATCCTCCGGCGCCTGAGCATCGGCCTGGTCCTGGTCGGGGCGTGCGTGATGCCCTATCAATGGGCCTTGCGCCGGGCGCCGCAATCGGTGGGTCTGGCGATGATGGTGGGCTCCGACGATCGGCCGGCGCCTCCGTCGCTGCCGGCCGGATGGTTCGGACCCGAGTGGCCGCCCACGGAGACCAGCGTGCTGGCGCTGCTGGGGCGGGACGCGTGGATTCACCCGCTGGCGGGCCCGACCCGCCGCATGCCTCGCAGCGACAGCCGGGTTTTTGGGGCGGGCCGTCCGGGAAATCGCGCCGTCGAGTGCCGCAACGGCCACTGCGGCGTCGACCTGGGCGGCGAGATCTGGGGCGAGCACGTCCGCGCCGTTCACGACGGCGTCATCGACTTTGTTCAACGAGGGCCGAACCCGGATCGCGGGGGCCGGTTCGTGCGCATCTCCCATCACAACGGAACGGTTTTCACCCAGTACTTTCATCTGGCGGCGATCCCGCGAAACATCGAACGCGGCGTGGTGGTCAAAGCCGGCGACCTGATCGGCCTGCTGGGCGACAGCGGCGTCAAGGAATCCCAGCCGCACCTGCATTTCAGCGTTTCGATTCGTCTCTGGGAAAAAGGCCCCGAAAAGTACATCGACCCCGAACCTTTGATCGCGCTGTGGCCCTTGCGCGTCCCGATCGACGAGGGCAACGCCGGCCTGGTGACGCTGGTGGCGCCGCCCGGCGTGCCGCGGGGCTCGGCGCCGAGGCGCGCCGGGCGGGGACGAAAGGCGTCGACGCAAGTCGGACCACCTGCCGACACTGATGCGCCCAGTGCCGGCGCGAACTCGGACGAGCCGGCCGCCGACACTGACGCGCCCGAGCCATCGGTGGAGGAGTAA
- a CDS encoding DNA/RNA non-specific endonuclease, whose translation MKNALAGTLVAILVAGHLGCSSGSPPAEQNAITRQALSAIPLVRLTELHYDNAGTDVGEAIELSGAAGTDVTGWQVILYNGTGGASYSTRPLSGSIPATCGGRGVLVLNYPSNGVQNGGTTTTGTADPDGVALVDGTGAVVEFLSYEGSFTAANGPAFGLLSVDIGVRELGTEAPGQSLQRSATGAWNGPAPSTFGACNDADGPPPPDVASVSVAPAAATLAVAATQAFVATAFDAANQPIAGTSFTWTSSAPSVATVDGSGMVSALAAGDATITATADNGIAASAAAHVAAPPPPPPSDTRVSEVHYDNLGTDVGEEVEIEGPAGADLSGFSVVLYDGNGGTVYNTQTLSGPIPASCDQRGVVVINYPTNGIQNGSPDGLALVDAGGAVIEFLSYEGTFTATNGPAAGMLSVDIGVAESPSEPLGQSLSRDATGVWQVTIASFGACNGTGAPPPPANHISFTGRLPSDPPLPVGFQDQLFATVHDANNVVVGSVITWSSDTPAIASIDADGVMTALGEGTATLRATAADGITTAALSLPMRIAAASTTAQYVGNAAFGEPTDGDPSDDFIVRHPEYTASFNPTRGTPNWVSYDLDASDFGTEDRCDCFTFDPALPATFTHYTTADYTGAAAFHGYGIDRGHLTRSFDRTSASLDNAFTFYFTNVVPQASDLNQGPWAAFEDDLGDLARLSDKEVTIIAGVAGSKGTLKNQGKIVIPARTWKVAVILPRDHGLADIVDYRDLSVIAVDMPNDPGIRNVPWQTYQTTVAAIEALSGYDLLALLPDKIESIVSQGIQPPIAAIDGPYALAEGGTITISAAGSVDPNGTVVSYAWTFGDGTTTTTSGPSVSHAFVRYGVYDVRVVVTDNDGLTDSIATSATVSNVAPVVGALPAATLVAGQTYAAAGSFVDPGTDVWTGAVDFGDGSGETPQALAGMGFSLSHVYRAPGTFTVTVRISDGDAASTGTATITVTPAVKTVNDAIALVDQLLDAHQLTRGVAALVDAELALASAAVNRNNAFLAVFTLASVEGELKTLVALRLLSSTDAGPLTALIADLIHGLTGG comes from the coding sequence ATGAAGAACGCTCTTGCAGGCACGCTGGTCGCGATTCTGGTCGCGGGTCACCTCGGCTGCTCCAGCGGCTCGCCGCCGGCTGAGCAAAACGCGATAACCCGTCAGGCGCTGTCGGCCATCCCACTGGTGCGCCTCACCGAGCTGCACTATGACAACGCGGGCACCGACGTCGGCGAGGCGATCGAGCTCTCCGGAGCAGCCGGGACCGACGTCACCGGCTGGCAGGTGATCCTTTACAACGGAACCGGCGGGGCTTCGTACAGCACGCGTCCGCTGAGCGGCTCCATCCCCGCCACCTGCGGCGGGCGCGGCGTGCTGGTGCTGAACTATCCGTCGAACGGCGTCCAGAATGGCGGCACCACGACCACCGGCACCGCGGATCCCGACGGTGTGGCGCTGGTGGACGGCACCGGCGCGGTGGTGGAATTTCTGTCGTACGAAGGAAGCTTCACCGCCGCCAACGGCCCGGCATTCGGCTTGCTGTCCGTCGATATCGGCGTGCGGGAGCTGGGCACCGAAGCGCCGGGGCAATCGCTGCAACGAAGCGCCACCGGCGCCTGGAACGGCCCGGCGCCGAGTACGTTCGGCGCCTGCAACGACGCCGACGGGCCGCCACCGCCTGACGTGGCCAGCGTCAGCGTCGCGCCGGCCGCCGCCACGCTGGCCGTCGCCGCCACCCAGGCATTCGTGGCGACTGCCTTCGACGCCGCCAACCAGCCCATCGCCGGCACGTCGTTCACGTGGACCAGCAGCGCGCCGTCGGTGGCCACCGTCGACGGCAGCGGCATGGTCTCCGCGCTCGCCGCCGGCGACGCGACGATCACCGCCACCGCGGACAACGGCATCGCTGCCAGCGCCGCGGCGCACGTCGCTGCGCCACCGCCGCCCCCGCCCAGCGACACACGCGTCAGCGAAGTGCACTATGACAACCTGGGCACCGACGTCGGCGAGGAGGTCGAGATCGAGGGGCCGGCCGGCGCCGACCTCAGTGGCTTTTCGGTGGTCCTTTACGACGGCAACGGCGGCACGGTCTACAACACGCAAACCCTCAGCGGACCGATCCCCGCCAGCTGCGACCAGCGCGGCGTCGTGGTCATCAACTATCCAACCAACGGCATTCAGAACGGCAGCCCCGATGGCCTGGCCCTGGTCGACGCCGGCGGCGCGGTGATCGAATTTCTCTCCTACGAGGGCACCTTCACGGCGACCAACGGCCCGGCGGCGGGGATGCTGTCCGTCGACATCGGCGTCGCCGAATCGCCGTCAGAACCGCTCGGCCAGTCGCTGTCGCGCGACGCCACCGGCGTCTGGCAGGTGACCATCGCCAGCTTCGGCGCCTGCAACGGGACCGGCGCGCCGCCGCCACCGGCCAATCACATCAGCTTCACCGGCCGCTTGCCCAGCGATCCGCCGCTTCCGGTCGGCTTTCAGGATCAGCTTTTCGCCACCGTGCACGACGCCAACAACGTCGTGGTCGGGAGCGTGATCACCTGGTCGTCCGACACGCCGGCCATCGCCAGCATCGACGCCGACGGCGTGATGACCGCGCTCGGCGAAGGGACCGCCACCTTGCGCGCCACCGCCGCCGACGGCATCACCACCGCGGCGCTGTCCTTGCCCATGCGCATCGCCGCGGCCAGCACCACCGCGCAATACGTGGGCAACGCCGCGTTCGGCGAGCCCACCGACGGCGATCCCAGCGACGACTTCATCGTTCGCCACCCGGAGTACACGGCGTCGTTCAACCCGACGCGCGGCACGCCCAACTGGGTCAGCTACGACCTTGACGCTTCGGACTTCGGCACCGAAGACCGCTGCGATTGCTTCACCTTCGATCCGGCGCTGCCGGCCACCTTCACCCACTACACCACCGCCGATTACACCGGCGCCGCCGCCTTCCACGGCTACGGCATCGATCGCGGCCACCTCACTCGTTCGTTCGATCGCACGTCGGCCAGCCTGGACAACGCCTTCACGTTTTACTTCACCAACGTGGTGCCGCAGGCGTCGGATCTGAACCAGGGGCCGTGGGCCGCCTTCGAAGACGACCTCGGCGATCTGGCCCGCCTCAGCGACAAAGAGGTCACCATCATCGCCGGCGTGGCCGGCAGCAAGGGCACGCTGAAGAACCAGGGCAAGATCGTGATTCCGGCGCGCACCTGGAAGGTGGCGGTCATCCTGCCGCGCGATCACGGCCTGGCGGACATCGTCGACTATCGTGATCTGTCGGTGATCGCGGTGGACATGCCGAACGATCCCGGCATTCGCAACGTGCCCTGGCAGACGTACCAGACGACGGTGGCCGCCATCGAAGCGTTGAGCGGCTACGACCTGCTGGCGCTGCTGCCCGACAAGATCGAGAGCATCGTGTCGCAGGGGATCCAGCCGCCCATCGCCGCAATCGACGGGCCGTACGCCCTCGCCGAGGGCGGCACGATCACCATCAGCGCCGCCGGCTCGGTCGATCCCAACGGCACCGTGGTCAGCTACGCCTGGACCTTCGGCGACGGGACAACGACCACGACCAGCGGCCCCTCGGTGAGCCACGCCTTTGTTCGGTACGGCGTGTACGACGTGCGCGTGGTCGTCACCGACAACGACGGCCTCACTGATTCGATCGCCACCAGCGCCACGGTTTCCAACGTCGCGCCGGTCGTCGGCGCGCTGCCGGCGGCCACGCTGGTGGCGGGTCAAACGTACGCAGCCGCTGGCTCGTTCGTCGATCCGGGCACCGACGTCTGGACCGGGGCCGTCGACTTTGGCGACGGCAGCGGTGAAACGCCGCAGGCGCTTGCAGGGATGGGATTTTCTCTGTCGCACGTCTACCGAGCGCCCGGAACGTTCACGGTCACGGTCCGCATCTCCGACGGTGACGCCGCCTCCACCGGCACCGCCACCATCACCGTCACGCCAGCGGTCAAGACTGTCAACGACGCCATCGCCTTGGTCGACCAGTTGCTGGACGCGCACCAGCTGACCCGCGGCGTGGCCGCCCTGGTCGATGCCGAGCTGGCTCTGGCCAGCGCCGCGGTGAACCGCAACAATGCCTTCCTCGCGGTGTTCACCCTGGCCAGCGTCGAGGGCGAGCTGAAGACGCTGGTGGCATTGCGCCTGTTGTCGTCGACCGACGCCGGCCCGCTGACGGCGCTGATCGCTGATTTGATCCACGGCCTCACCGGCGGCTGA
- a CDS encoding GNAT family N-acetyltransferase, with protein sequence MATLRPAMADDYAAFVRLFPELRTDDPIPTADVWVAGIAPATWVATIEDRVVAYCYFQEYADSGYVRHVAVDRAARRQGLGRALLTTVAERLRRQDKKFWRLNVKPDNVAAIALYTSLGLKAKYLAKSFRLPWAAFEAMPSLGAVVNLLAPDRDAAVEDFFSLPRGQLTESRRIGRTLFEAVTADGGAILGLAVFNPSFPGAFPFRVVDPRAARDLLAAMRRMVPKDDNVNLVAEDDEPLATTLLQVGALCKMEIVHMEGAL encoded by the coding sequence ATGGCCACCCTGCGCCCCGCGATGGCCGACGACTATGCCGCCTTCGTGCGGCTGTTCCCGGAGCTGCGCACCGACGATCCGATTCCGACCGCCGACGTCTGGGTAGCGGGCATCGCACCCGCGACCTGGGTCGCGACGATCGAGGACCGGGTGGTGGCGTACTGCTACTTTCAAGAATACGCCGACAGTGGTTACGTCCGGCACGTGGCCGTCGACCGGGCGGCGCGCCGACAGGGATTGGGCCGTGCGCTGCTGACCACCGTCGCTGAGCGACTGCGCCGGCAGGACAAGAAATTCTGGCGCCTCAACGTCAAGCCCGACAACGTGGCGGCCATCGCGCTCTATACCAGCCTGGGCCTGAAAGCGAAGTATCTGGCCAAGAGTTTCCGATTGCCCTGGGCGGCCTTCGAAGCCATGCCGTCCCTTGGTGCGGTCGTCAACCTGCTGGCGCCCGACCGGGACGCGGCCGTGGAAGACTTTTTTTCTCTGCCGCGCGGACAGCTGACTGAATCGCGGCGCATCGGCCGGACGCTGTTCGAAGCGGTGACGGCGGACGGCGGGGCGATCTTGGGGCTGGCGGTCTTCAACCCCAGTTTTCCCGGCGCCTTTCCCTTTCGCGTGGTCGATCCGCGCGCGGCCCGCGATCTGCTGGCGGCCATGCGGCGGATGGTGCCGAAGGACGACAACGTGAACCTGGTGGCCGAGGATGACGAACCCCTGGCAACGACGCTGTTGCAAGTCGGCGCCCTCTGCAAGATGGAGATCGTTCACATGGAAGGCGCGCTGTAA
- a CDS encoding M23 family metallopeptidase has protein sequence MAESCFVCGNAADENDRLVLVHSKRREIYCSSVCLRHIVRKQRAARTAAQLRWTLRVSLSVLALIGVGTLWQRHRTPRPQSISYPWPEVLGDAAPAAGASSFGPPWPPTDEQWMALFNTASWVYPLPGPNRRSPTIDGQMLGLVDPREPPARCRKDDQCGVNLGGELWGEHVYAAQDGVVERVREGGHDQPGGIYVRLSHSGGTVFTQYFHLAGTPRGLVRGARVRAGDVIGLVGDTGLEGGHPHLHFTLSVRPSKGFAEVYWDPTPWMARSQLRVPPHGSVAGLISEKERTELPRPPR, from the coding sequence ATGGCTGAAAGCTGCTTCGTTTGCGGAAACGCCGCCGACGAGAACGATCGCCTGGTGCTGGTGCACAGCAAGCGCCGCGAGATCTACTGTTCCAGCGTCTGTCTGCGGCACATCGTTCGCAAGCAGCGCGCAGCCCGGACGGCGGCACAGCTGCGCTGGACCTTGCGCGTGTCGCTGTCGGTCCTGGCTTTGATCGGCGTGGGGACTTTGTGGCAGCGTCACCGAACGCCGAGGCCACAATCGATCTCGTACCCCTGGCCGGAAGTTCTTGGCGACGCCGCGCCAGCCGCCGGAGCCAGCTCTTTCGGACCGCCGTGGCCGCCGACGGATGAACAATGGATGGCGCTTTTCAACACGGCAAGCTGGGTCTATCCCTTGCCGGGGCCGAACCGTCGCTCGCCGACGATCGACGGGCAGATGTTGGGCCTGGTCGATCCCCGAGAGCCGCCGGCGCGTTGTCGCAAGGACGACCAATGCGGTGTGAACCTGGGCGGCGAGCTGTGGGGCGAGCACGTGTATGCTGCGCAGGACGGCGTGGTCGAGCGCGTGCGCGAAGGCGGACACGATCAGCCCGGGGGCATCTATGTCCGGCTATCTCATTCTGGCGGGACGGTGTTCACGCAGTACTTCCATCTGGCCGGCACCCCGCGCGGCCTGGTGCGCGGCGCCCGGGTCAGGGCCGGCGACGTCATCGGCCTGGTCGGCGACACCGGGCTTGAAGGAGGCCACCCGCACCTGCACTTCACCCTCTCGGTTCGGCCTTCGAAGGGGTTCGCCGAGGTGTACTGGGATCCCACGCCCTGGATGGCGCGATCGCAGCTGCGCGTGCCGCCGCATGGTTCGGTCGCTGGACTTATCAGCGAAAAGGAACGAACCGAGCTGCCGCGCCCGCCGCGATAG